The DNA window TaaatgtttttttttttttgaaatCTCCGAAAACCGCCGCTCGTTTTctttagtaggtaggtagttcaTGATTATCAAAGCATGGAGATCCCCTCCAAAAACGAAAGAAGTCGCCATCATCGCAGCGGGTTTGACGTAGCCAATTAGATGATCCATGCTTTCGCGTTGATATGTATCGCGGAGTCACGTGGCTACGGCAGGTATCGAAGCCATACTGAATAAACAGTACTTCTTACTTTGCTTTGTCTTAACCTCATCATTCATACAGATATACTGGGccgctattatatatttacatttttatttcttttttttcttgttaATTGCCATAAAATGATATCTTGATTCATTCATCCTTCTATTTGCAATCCTTTTAATGCCAAGCTACTTACTGATCTAGCAAATCTGTCTCTTACATTCTTCAAACCCCCATTCTTAGCAGTCCTAAAAGATGACTCCTTTAAAGAAACTCATTCTCTTGATCCTCTTTATTTCGTTCATGGTCTTTGTGGCCTTTTTTGGACGCATACCTGCACTTCGGTCAGTACCGAAATAGTGACTTTATACTCAGGAGGCTGACATTTCCACTAGACGAACGCCGATAGCTGCACTGCACAGGCTAATATGGATTCATATACCAAATGGAATCATTAGAGTAGACCAGTTGCTCACCGGAGGAAGAGTATCAAGCTATTTGTCTCGATTTGGTAACCACATGCTACATGAGCGACACTGGACTATAGTGGTAATGTGTCACACTGATCTTGCAATCTGACGCCAAACTAACACCCTCAGCTCTTCTTTTCGCTCATTATGATTGTGGGCGAGTGCATGTTTATTCCTCAAGCATGGCCAAAGATCGGACCTCTCACAAAATGCGTTGTCGCTGTCACTGTCTTTCTCCCTTACCTATTTCTCTACCTGGCATGTTCCGCTGATCCAGGCTACATCACGCCCGAGAACCATGCATATTACATGTCGCTCTATCCGTATGATCACACACTATTTCACCCAGGTCATATATGTCGGACTTGCAAATTCCTGAAGCCTCCTCGCTCCAAGCACTGCAGTCTTTGCAAGCGTTGCGTCGCCAAGTCTGACCACCACTGTGTCTTCATCAACTCATGTGTTGGCTATGGAAACCAGCACTGGttcctgttgctgctgttgtccaCAGCTTTTTTGTGCACCTATGGTGGCTTCCTCGGGATGTCAATCATCACGGTGCGGGTGCAAAGATACAGTCCTGGATGGTCTATATGGAAGCCCAGTCATATGACTATCACTCAGTATCTGGCCGGTTGGGGCTGGGGCATCCAGGATAATGTCAACATGGGAGCTTCATCTCTTCTTGCTGCTCTTACATCCCCACTCGTCTGGGGACTGCTCCTCTACACAATGTATCTCGTCTACTGTGGTACTACGACAAACGAGACTCTCAAATGGTCCGAGTGGAAAGAGGACATGGCCGATGGGTTTGCGTTCCGCCGGTCTATGCCCGCAGATCGCGAGAAGAACGAACGAGTCGAGCCTCGTTGTGCACGCTGGCCGGTCGATGTTCAGCAGATAATTGTTACGACCCAGGATGGACAGCCTCCGGCCGAGAATCTCCGACTTCCTGGGCAAGGCTCATGGGAGCGTGTCTGGAATTTGAGCGATGTTGAGAATCTATACGATATGGGACTGTGGGATAATTTGGTTGATGTCTTTGTGGCTGACTATGGATTCGGTCAAAGGGCTGACGAGCCAAATGCAGAGAGACGGCGCAGGAG is part of the Fusarium poae strain DAOMC 252244 chromosome 4, whole genome shotgun sequence genome and encodes:
- a CDS encoding hypothetical protein (TransMembrane:5 (i7-26o77-97i109-133o200-225i266-287o)~BUSCO:30224at5125) is translated as MTPLKKLILLILFISFMVFVAFFGRIPALRRTPIAALHRLIWIHIPNGIIRVDQLLTGGRVSSYLSRFGNHMLHERHWTIVLFFSLIMIVGECMFIPQAWPKIGPLTKCVVAVTVFLPYLFLYLACSADPGYITPENHAYYMSLYPYDHTLFHPGHICRTCKFLKPPRSKHCSLCKRCVAKSDHHCVFINSCVGYGNQHWFLLLLLSTAFLCTYGGFLGMSIITVRVQRYSPGWSIWKPSHMTITQYLAGWGWGIQDNVNMGASSLLAALTSPLVWGLLLYTMYLVYCGTTTNETLKWSEWKEDMADGFAFRRSMPADREKNERVEPRCARWPVDVQQIIVTTQDGQPPAENLRLPGQGSWERVWNLSDVENLYDMGLWDNLVDVFVADYGFGQRADEPNAERRRRR